One segment of Drosophila ananassae strain 14024-0371.13 chromosome 3R, ASM1763931v2, whole genome shotgun sequence DNA contains the following:
- the LOC6505366 gene encoding uncharacterized protein LOC6505366 isoform X1 has protein sequence MSIAAAENAGLSPSDLPDHWASGTANPATSNSSSISNSIGGNNKYSSSNISVCNLPRSSPAAATAAVTISSAAGGIGSNLLSGLHRGLALGTHPLQRATAASGGGAGAGGVAGATTAAALTLQQQQQQQQHQQQQQQLAYQQHQQQQQQHLNSHHSIQNKAAATAAHPTNIAAALQRSTAIMNAVASPISASSANPATAGRKIRRKPDSKVNLPQSQINKCNNEKRRREAENGYIEQLSEILTLNKRGDMTSTKPDKAAILNQVVRTYREICDKGQNRDISSTSTNNNSTTTTNNNNTNSNNNNNNNNNTSKPQATSTRCSRCATDNCSIHPVQQGEVSSTEPPHPEPSLLLGQVPEISAYFEALEHYISGVGWVLLQVNANGIIESCTQNIRELIGYEKQELYHQPLYMYLYHGDHAKLEPIINNMYSNPNGGGSSSINSNSGPGGSGIGGGGGPTGWGDLDELNNGNASQHSAGSNSSSGGGAGGSGGGGPSGGGKSKRISTKVRMLVKDTRTATQTSSNCEPGLEQKPLRQSGQQDKYEEVVLIAAPVKDDADASSSVLCLITRPEDESPLEINMQQHVQQQPIEQTTFKLDIHGKILSLDPTALREPFKQHLQTWVGRLWQDLCHPHDLSTLKSHLRDIQDSASAHSPGSGGTRTSTLHIPNVVSRPFRLRLGAPDVYVHVKANSRLFLNQTPGEEDFIMSVQTLLNSENDMNSNNTGSGAAGGSLGLGQLCAMSPGPSLASSLLSSLSMDGLHGGTGSGSGSGSSSSPASGMLPTHLLGGLVGGGQQGGGGNSTQTTSVGGPLMSSAIINGSGLQQQQQQQRSGASSSASSSANALVNAFTASPAPGEHGFFGTDTFEFDIAQHSSFDMDPSGGVGAWTDSRPNSRASVATPVSTPRPPSGHGFSPVVCASPATPYQLSSHSAASLASPQSNASAGGGNYGFNFQSFEAGDVKPEKDVQQQQQQQQQQQQQMQQGGNNGSGSSNNNALMGGGLPNGVGGLLLSQQQQTPPQQQQESSERLRHLLTKSQSMGGLGGLSDDEKYFKPEGSDDEKLGGGSFKMGGQSGGMTMFGPMGSMGRGGPNSSLLHKAGNSQNPMLLKQLLNEKTEDDDGNGSGGGPGSMNNSRQSELMRQLKNPDGGNHGMHRPNAGGNMSNEDLKAMLKIQGDPLSRKRSLNEPDDDNSAKRSEDKPSKLCTQNKMLAKLLQNPPKLPKAPPPEQPLQVKTLPDITSSTVSSTLAAPGNLISAGSTGPKAAANRNRKQQQQQQQQQQQHNASNPSQQQQPNDVYLSQQQQQLQPPQLAFQQQQQQQLATTATTSITTAASTSSAAAAAAAAAVFPGDGDTELSKLLDSVMEYYPDDTPIVTIAPSAASAISDIQKSLMDVESAGFGNDPSQHLMMTQQQQQQQQQQQQQLLALQVAQQQQQRQQQHLQQPPAYPGMMGMHQQQHQQQQQQQQNQQQIMQRLEAMRNQGFQRPPPMYPARGRGPMNAVATPGGVVLPAQQQLRNMRQQQIAAAQQKERLLQQQQKQQLLVPENATGINAGLNNINSLMNTTVAPNVSLSRTNLPSDAQLSPNFAQTLMQQQLSPGLSTPYSPQPNQGYAPQFPQPGQRLSPQQQQQLNQQQQQQQQNNAQQQQMAYQQQQQQQQVGDGGRSNTPFGSNSGMQSPGMQNSPQQWGGGGGGGGGGGPGGPLPAGNAGRTLQQHNPMLIAQLQGVSPYNARQYQQNQRRGLNSPGAVGPGGNSAAAALQRQNSFQGQGGGGSTTPDGSGVGFVGPQSPYGGNVNVFQQQQLQRLQRQGSVPQATQHLPGSPRFGSSPVGNNNPDSSAAAGNQQQQQQQQQQQQQQHQQQQQLMNGLSMSPHPHPHPAMMGVGGMGSGGGNGIIGLGGGGANYGGPLGGYGQSQQQPNDFYGRAQTAGNGGGGGVAGGSDFVKQELRAVVSVRKAAAAGGANAGGNVAQRGQTPQSPLQQGPVIGGGSGGGGGGVVGGANSTNAMGNVTPTGSGNVGNSMLNIPPDPTIGFSFETPDFFTSSATR, from the exons gCTTAGCCCAAGTGACTTACCAGATCATTGGGCCTCAGGTACAGCAAATCCAGCGACCtcaaacagcagcagcatcagtaACTCCATCGGCGGCAACAACAAgtacagcagcagcaacatttcGGTCTGCAACCTGCCACGATCCTCGCCGGCCGCTGCCACAGCAGCCGTTACAATCTCTTCGGCCGCGGGCGGCATTGGTAGCAACTTGTTGAGCGGATTGCATCGCGGACTGGCACTCGGCACGCATCCACTGCAGCGCGCGACGGCAGCAAGCGGAGGCGGGGCTGGTGCTGGGGGCGTGGCGGGCGCCACGACAGCAGCGGCGCTTAcactccagcagcagcagcagcagcagcaacaccagcaacagcagcaacaactggCCTaccagcaacaccagcagcagcagcagcaacacctcAACTCGCACCATTCTATCCAAAATAAGGCAGCGGCCACTGCCGCTCACCCGACAAACATTGCAGCCGCGCTGCAGCGATCGACCGCCATTATGAATGCGGTGGCATCGCCGATCTCAGCCAGCTCTGCGAACCCAGCGACTGCCGGCCGGAAGATACGACGCAAGCCGGATTCAAAGGTCAATCTG CCCCAATCTCAAATCAACAAATGCAACAATGAGAAGCGGCGTCGCGAGGCGGAAAATGGCTATATCGAGCAGCTGTCGGAGATATTGACGCTGAACAAGCGCGGAGATATGACCTCAACGAAACCGGACAAGGCGGCTATACTAAACCAAGTGGTTCGAACG TACCGTGAGATTTGTGACAAGGGCCAAAATCGTGATATATCCTCCACGTCGACGAACAACAACTCCACGACAAcgaccaacaacaacaatacgaatagcaacaataacaataataacaacaacaacaccagcaAACCGCAAGCAACCTCAACACGCTGCAGCCGCTGCGCCACCGACAACTGCTCGATCCATCCGGTGCAACAGGGCGAGGTCTCCTCCACAGAGCCCCCCCACCCGGAACCGTCGCTGCTACTGGGCCAGGTGCCAGAGATATCGGCGTACTTTGAGGCACTCGAGCACTACATCAGCGGCGTCGGCTGGGTCCTGCTGCAGGTGAACGCCAACGGCATCATTGAGTCCTGCACCCAGAACATCCGCGAGCTGATCGGCTATGAGAAACAGGAGCTCTACCACCAGCCGCTCTACATGTACCTCTATCACGGGGATCACGCCAAGCTAGAGCCGATCATCAATAATATGTACAGCAATCCAaacggcggcggcagcagttCCATCAACAGCAACTCGGGTCCGGGTGGCAGCGGCATTGGAGGCGGTGGCGGTCCCACGGGCTGGGGTGATCTCGATGAGCTGAACAACGGCAACGCGTCGCAACACTCGGCGGGCTCAAATTCCAGCTCTGGTGGTGGTGCCGGGGGAAGCGGGGGTGGTGGTCCATCGGGCGGTGGCAAGTCGAAGCGAATTTCCACCAAGGTGCGCATGCTAGTCAAGGACACGCGAACGGCCACCCAGACATCGTCGAACTGCGAGCCAGGTCTGGAGCAGAAGCCACTGAGGCAGTCCGGCCAGCAGGACAAGTACGAGGAGGTGGTCCTTATAGCGGCTCCTGTCAAAG ACGATGCGGATGCCAGCAGCTCAGTTCTTTGCCTGATAACCCGACCCGAGGATGAGTCGCCGCTGGAGATCAACATGCAACAGCACGTGCAACAGCAGCCGATCGAGCAGACGACCTTCAAGCTGGACATTCACGGAAAAATACTCAGCCTCGATCCGACGGCTCTGCGGGAACCGTTCAAGCAGCACCTACAGACGTGGGTGGGTCGTTTGTGGCAGGACCTCTGTCATCCGCACGATCTATCCACGTTGAAGTCGCATCTCCGTGACATACAGGACTCGGCCAGCGCTCACTCCCCCGGCTCGGGGGGCACGAGAACCTCGACCTTGCACATACCCAATGTGGTGTCGCGTCCGTTCAGGCTGCGACTGGGAGCGCCCGACGTCTATGTGCATGTGAAGGCCAACTCGAGACTGTTCCTCAACCAGACGCCCGGCGAGGAGGACTTCATCATGTCTGTGCAGACGCTGCTGAACTCCGAGAACGACAtgaacagcaacaacacgGGCTCGGGAGCCGCAGGCGGTAGCCTGGGCTTGGGTCAACTGTGCGCCATGTCGCCGGGTCCCTCGCTGGCCAGCTCTCTGCTGAGCAGCTTATCGATGGACGGACTGCATGGAGGCACAGGATCGGGCTCTGGATCCGGCTCGTCCTCTTCACCGGCCTCCGGAATGTTGCCCACCCATCTGCTGGGCGGACTCGTGGGCGGCGGGCAGCAAGGAGGCGGTGGCAACAGCACGCAGACCACGAGCGTGGGCGGACCGCTGATGAGCAGCGCGATCATCAACGGCAGCgggctgcagcagcagcaacagcagcagcgatCGGGCGCCAGCTCTTCGGCCAGTTCGTCGGCGAATGCGTTGGTGAACGCGTTTACCGCGTCGCCGGCTCCCGGGGAGCATGGCTTCTTCGGGACCGACACCTTCGAATTCGATATTGCACAACATTCCTCATTCGACATGGATCCCAGCGGCGGAGTGGGAGCCTGGACGGATTCGCGACCCAACTCGCGGGCCTCGGTGGCCACGCCGGTCAGCACCCCGCGTCCTCCCTCCGGACATGGCTTTAGTCCGGTCGTCTGCGCCTCCCCGGCCACGCCCTACCAGCTCTCGTCACACTCCGCCGCCAGCCTGGCGTCGCCACAGTCGAATGCCAGCGCCGGCGGTGGCAACTACGGCTTCAACTTCCAATCCTTTGAGGCGGGCGATGTGAAGCCGGAGAAAGATgtccagcaacagcagcagcagcagcagcaacaacaacagcagatGCAGCAGGGAGGCAACAATGGTAGCGGCAGCAGTAACAACAATGCCTTGATGGGCGGCGGCCTGCCCAACGGAGTTGGTGGGTTGTTGCTATCGCAGCAACAGCAAACGCCAccccagcagcaacaggagtcCTCGGAACGATTGCGCCACCTGCTGACCAAGTCACAAAGCATGGGCGGATTGGGCGGACTGAGCGACGACGAAAAG TACTTCAAGCCAGAGGGCAGTGATGATGAGAAGCTGGGCGGTGGAAGCTTTAAGATGGGCGGCCAATCTGGCGGAATGACCATGTTTGGGCCTATGGGTTCGATGGGACGCGGTGGACCAAACTCCTCCCTGCTCCACAAGGCTGGCAACTCCCAGAACCCCATGCTGCTGAAG cAGCTGCTCAACGAAAAAACGGAGGACGATGATGGGAACGGATCTGGTGGCGGTCCTGGCTCCATGAACAACTCCCGGCAAAGCGAACTGATGCGCCAACTGAAGAACCCAGACGGTGGCAATCACGGGATGCACAGACCCAATGCCGGCGGCAACATGAGCAACGAGGATCTCAAGGCCATGCTAAAGATTCAGGGTGATCCTCTGAGCCGCAAACGATCACTCAACGAGCCCGACGACGACAACTCGGCCAAGCGGTCGGAGGACAAGCCGAGCAAGCTCTGCACCCAAAACAAAATGCTGGCCAAGTTGCTGCAAAATCCGCCAAAGTTACCCAAAGCCCCCCCTCCCGAGCAGCCGCTGCAGGTGAAGACGCTGCCGGATATTACCAGCTCCACCGTTAGCAGTACGCTGGCAGCTCCCGGCAACTTAATCAGTGCCGGCAGTACTGGCCCTAAAGCGGCAGCCAATCGCAACCgcaagcagcaacagcaacagcagcagcagcagcagcaacacaacGCCAGCAATCCttcgcagcaacagcagccaaacGATGTCTACCTcagccagcaacagcagcaacttcAGCCGCCGCAGCTGGCCttccaacagcagcagcagcagcagctggcgACCACAGCAACTACCTCAATTACCACAGCGGCCTCCACTTCATCGGCTGCGGCGgctgcagcggcagcagcggtCTTTCCCGGCGACGGCGACACGGAGTTGTCCAAGCTGTTGGACAGCGTAATGGAGTATTATCCGGATGACACGCCCATCGTGACCATCGCACCCTCAGCGGCCTCGGCCATCAGTGATATTCAGAAGTCGCTGATGGATGTGGAGTCGGCTGGCTTTGGCAACGATCCGAGCCAGCACCTCATGATgacccagcagcagcaacagcaacagcagcaacaacaacagcagcttCTGGCCCTGCAGGTtgcccagcaacagcagcagcgacaACAGCAGCATCTTCAGCAACCGCCCGCCTACCCGGGCATGATGGGAATgcaccaacagcaacatcagcagcagcaacagcagcagcagaaccaGCAGCAAATTATGCAGCGCCTGGAAGCAATGCGCAACCAGGGCTTCCAGCGGCCACCTCCGATGTATCCTGCACGCGGCAGAGGACCCATGAACGCGGTGGCAACTCCGGGAGGCGTGGTGTTGCCTGCCCAGCAACAGCTGCGCAACATGCGACAGCAGCAGATAGCGGCAGCCCAACAAAAAGAGCGTttgctgcagcagcaacaaaagcaGCAGCTACTCGTCCCAGAGAATGCCA CTGGCATCAATGCGGGCCTCAACAACATCAACTCGCTGATGAACACTACGGTGGCCCCGAACGTGTCCCTATCGCGCACCAACCTGCCCTCGGACGCCCAGCTCAGTCCGAACTTTGCTCAGACGCtgatgcagcagcagctcagtCCTGGTCTCAGCACACCTTACAGTCCACAGCCCAATCAAG GCTATGCCCCTCAGTTCCCGCAGCCTGGTCAGCGTCTctcgccgcagcagcagcagcagctcaaccaacagcaacagcagcagcagcagaacaATGCCCAACAGCAGCAAATGGCctaccagcaacagcagcagcagcaacaagtgGGTGACGGAGGACGTTCCAACACGCCGTTTGGGTCCAACTCAGGCATGCAGTCGCCGGGTATGCAGAATAGCCCCCAGCAGTGGGGAggcggaggtggaggaggcggtggcggcggaCCAGGCGGTCCATTGCCGGCTGGTAATGCTGGCAGAACGTTGCAGCAGCACAACCCCATGCTTATTGCCCAACTGCAG GGCGTGAGTCCGTATAATGCGCGCCAATACCAACAGAACCAGAGACGCGGCTTGAACTCTCCGGGAGCTGTTGGGCCAGGTGGAAATTCAGCGGCAGCGGCACTGCAGCGCCAGAACTCGTTCCAGGGCCAGGGCGGTGGCGGGTCCACTACGCCCGACGGATCGGGTGTGGGTTTCGTTGGCCCGCAGTCGCCGTACGGCGGCAACGTCAATGTGttccagcagcaacagttgcAGCGATTGCAGCGACAGGGCAGCGTTCCACAGGCCACGCAACATCTGCCAG GCTCGCCACGCTTTGGCTCCTCACCAGTTGGCAACAACAACCCCGATAGCTCAGCCGCCGCCGGcaaccagcagcaacagcagcagcaacaacagcagcagcaacagcaacatcagcagcagcaacagctgaTGAACGGGCTGAGCATGTCGCCGCATCCGCATCCCCACCCGGCGATGATGGGCGTCGGCGGTATGGGCAGTGGCGGCGGCAATGGCATCATTGGCCTTGGCGGCGGGGGCGCCAATTACGGCGGGCCCCTTGGCGGCTACGGGCagtcgcagcagcagccaaaTGATTTCTATGGTCGGGCGCAGACCG CTGGAAATGGCGGTGGCGGAGGCGTAGCCGGTGGCTCGGATTTCGTAAAGCAGGAGCTCCGGGCGGTGGTGAGCGTGAGGAAGGCAGCAGCCGCGGGTGGTGCCAACGCCGGGGGAAATGTGGCGCAGCGCGGCCAGACGCCGCAGAGTCCACTGCAGCAGGGACCAGTAATCGGGGGTGGCAGCGGAGGAGGCGGCGGGGGAGTTGTGGGCGGGGCCAATAGTACAAACGCCATGGGCAACGTAACGCCCACGGGCAGCGGCAATGTCGGCAACTCCATGCTCAACATACCGCCAGATCCAACAATAGGCTTTAGCTTTGAGACGC CGGACTTCTTCACCAGCAGTGCTACGAGGTGA